One Rissa tridactyla isolate bRisTri1 chromosome 1, bRisTri1.patW.cur.20221130, whole genome shotgun sequence DNA segment encodes these proteins:
- the LOC128904628 gene encoding histone H1.10-like, whose product MSESAPAPAAEAGAAATAPAPAAKAAAKKPKKAAGGSKARKPAGPSVTELITKAVSASKERKGLSLAALKKALAAGGYDVEKNNSRIKLGLKSLVSKGTLVQTKGTGASGSFRLSKKPGEVKEKAPKKRAAPAKSKKPAAKKPASTAKKPKKAVTAKKSPKKVKKPVAAAAKKATKSPKKATKAAKPKKAAAAAKSPAKAKAVKPKAAKPKAAKPKAAKAKKAAPKKK is encoded by the coding sequence ATGTCGGAGTCAGCTCCCGCCCCGGCTGCTGAGGCAGGTGCTGCCGCCactgccccggcccccgccgctaAGGCCGCCGCCAAGAAGCCGAAGAAAGCGGCGGGCGGCTCCAAAGCCCGCAAACCCGCCGGCCCCAGCGTCACCGAGCTGATCACCAAGGCTGTCTCCGCCTCCAAGGAGCGCAAGGGGCTCTCCCTCGCCGCGCTCAAGAAGGCGCTGGCCGCCGGCGGCTACGATGTGGAGAAGAACAACAGCCGTATCAAGCTGGGGCTCAAGAGTCTTGTCAGCAAGGGCACCTTGGTGCAGACCAAGGGCACCGGCGCCTCTGGCTCCTTCCGCCTCAGCAAGAAGCCCggagaagtgaaggaaaaagCCCCCAAGAAACGGGCAGCCCCGGCCAAGTCCAAGAAGCCGGCAGCCAAGAAGCCCGCCAGCACCGCCAAGAAGCCCAAGAAAGCGGTGACAGCAAAGAAGAGCCCCAAGAAAGTTAAGAAGCCGGTGGCTGCCGCTGCCAAGAAAGCGACTAAGAGCCCCAAGAAGGCGACAAAGGCTGCGAAGCCCaagaaggcggcggcagcagcgaaGAGCCCGGCCAAAGCGAAGGCGGTGAAGCCCAAAGCAGCAAAGCCCAAGGCGGCTAAGCCGAAAGCGGCCAAGGCAAAGAAGGCGGCGCCCAAGAAAAAGTAA